In a single window of the Sesamum indicum cultivar Zhongzhi No. 13 linkage group LG16, S_indicum_v1.0, whole genome shotgun sequence genome:
- the LOC105178643 gene encoding berberine bridge enzyme-like 8 — MKTPTISSLIFFLFIVFSWSCADANVYGFLECLKQEFPDYSSISDLVYTPINSSYQSVLDYSIRNKRFMLDTTPKPQVIITPEYEDQIPPIIYCAKQNHLQIKTRSGGHDFEGRSYVSAVPFVILDLLNLSEITVDVEQKTAWVGGGATLGMLYYNIGIRSIRLGFPAGFSPSVGVGGHISGGGWGVLLRKYGLAPDNVVDARIVDVNGRILDRKSMGEDLFWAIRGGGGSSFGVIVAWKVQLVDVPEKVTVFTIHRDLGQQATRLIHRWQYVAPNFDEDLFMRVIVIRNTTSEGMRTIRATFNSVFLGRTERLLALMKEKFPELRLVREDCTEMSWIQSILYNTGLPIDSLEPLLDRVQHDVGYFKGKSDYVQKPIPIEGFEGMWKRFYAPEGKLAQLLLTPYGGKMAQIPDNATPFPHRAGYLYKIHYMVYWEAKDADNADKYINWIRRLYNYVTPYVPQKPRGAFLCYRDLDIGVNNNEGPISIETARVWGEKYFHNNFDRLVKVKTSVDPENFFREEQSIPPQPQSTGKEDIHIRLYSS, encoded by the coding sequence ATGAAGACTCCAACCATTTCctctctcattttctttctttttattgtctTTTCGTGGTCGTGTGCCGACGCCAACGTCTATGGTTTTCTTGAATGTCTCAAGCAAGAATTCCCAGACTATTCCTCAATTTCTGACCTTGTTTACACCCCAATCAACTCTTCTTACCAGTCTGTCCTAGATTATTCAATCCGAAACAAAAGATTCATGTTAGATACCACCCCAAAACCTCAAGTGATAATAACCCCGGAGTACGAGGACCAAATCCCCCCTATCATCTACTGTGCCAAACAAAATCACTTGCAAATTAAAACTCGAAGTGGCGGCCATGACTTTGAGGGACGGTCTTATGTATCTGCAGTCCCATTTGTGATCCTTGATTTGCTCAACCTCAGTGAAATAACAGTTGATGTTGAGCAGAAAACTGCATGGGTTGGAGGTGGTGCAACCCTTGGCatgttatattataatattgggATTAGAAGCATAAGACTGGGGTTTCCAGCTGGTTTTTCCCCATCTGTTGGTGTTGGTGGGCACATCAGTGGGGGAGGTTGGGGCGTATTGCTCAGAAAATACGGCTTAGCTCCAGATAATGTTGTTGATGCTAGGATAGTAGACGTTAATGGCAGGATTCTCGACAGAAAGTCGATGGGTGAGGACTTATTTTGGGCCATTAGGGGTGGTGGAGGTTCCAGTTTTGGCGTCATTGTTGCATGGAAAGTACAATTGGTGGATGTTCCAGAAAAAGTCACTGTTTTCACAATCCATAGGGATTTGGGGCAACAAGCCACTCGACTCATTCACCGCTGGCAGTACGTCGCACCTAACTTCGATGAAGACTTATTCATGAGAGTCATCGTTATAAGAAACACCACCTCGGAAGGAATGAGGACAATTCGTGCAACATTTAACTCTGTTTTCCTTGGTCGTACCGAAAGACTACTTGCgttgatgaaagaaaaattccCCGAATTGCGGTTAGTAAGAGAAGACTGCACAGAAATGAGCTGGATCCAATCCATCCTGTACAATACCGGATTGCCTATAGATTCACTTGAACCTTTGCTCGACAGGGTTCAACATGATGTAGGATACTTCAAAGGAAAATCAGATTATGTGCAAAAACCAATTCCCATAGAAGGGTTTGAAGGCATGTGGAAACGCTTCTACGCACCAGAAGGCAAGTTGGCACAGTTATTGTTGACCCCATATGGTGGAAAAATGGCTCAAATTCCTGATAATGCAACCCCATTTCCTCATAGGGCTGGTTATCTTTACAAGATCCATTATATGGTGTACTGGGAAGCAAAAGACGCAGATAATGCTGACAAGTACATAAATTGGATTAGAAGACTTTACAATTACGTGACTCCTTATGTTCCCCAGAAGCCACGAGGAGCTTTCTTATGTTATAGAGATCTTGACATTGGAGTGAATAACAATGAAGGGCCGATAAGTATTGAAACAGCAAGAGTTTGGGGTGAAAAGTACTTCCACAACAATTTTGATCGATTGGTTAAGGTGAAAACTAGTGTTGATCCAGAGAATTTCTTCCGAGAAGAACAAAGCATTCCCCCACAACCACAGTCGACTGGGAAAGAGGACATACATATAAGATTATATTCATCATGA